From Nitrospirota bacterium, one genomic window encodes:
- a CDS encoding Hpt domain-containing protein, protein MDDDLKEIAADFIRESNDLLGALDQDFVELEKTPDDSELINRIFRGFHTVKGGASFLGFQRLVDLCQHAESLMSKARNKDLRMTPGIIDVVFQALDLAKACLKTIEEGNPDAVEVEALIQQLDAAAQSKPAAAPAAQPPTPPPPQPPPSPLRRPPRPPSLPRRRAPRRRPTPHRRPLRPPGSNRRRPLHPRPPPRRPSRIRRPWLPRPPPTSPPIARRRRRCSAKSSSILESLRTRNFMTSWRNSADIRNRPAWATSSSREASRRRTIFMKPSRSSKPRTNRRWPKRSKRPFGSTSSDSMRS, encoded by the coding sequence GTGGACGACGACCTAAAAGAAATTGCCGCGGACTTCATCCGCGAGTCCAACGATCTCCTCGGAGCTCTCGATCAGGATTTTGTCGAACTCGAGAAAACCCCGGATGACTCCGAGCTGATCAACCGGATTTTCCGCGGCTTCCACACGGTCAAGGGAGGAGCCAGCTTCCTCGGCTTCCAGCGATTGGTAGATCTCTGCCAGCACGCGGAAAGCCTCATGAGCAAGGCCCGCAACAAAGACCTGCGCATGACACCGGGAATCATCGACGTCGTTTTCCAAGCCCTCGATCTGGCCAAGGCGTGCCTGAAGACCATTGAGGAAGGAAACCCCGACGCCGTGGAAGTGGAGGCCCTCATCCAACAATTGGACGCGGCGGCCCAGTCCAAGCCGGCCGCGGCGCCGGCGGCTCAACCTCCGACGCCTCCCCCCCCCCAACCACCGCCGTCCCCTCTGCGCCGGCCGCCGCGCCCTCCGTCACTGCCGCGCCGCCGAGCTCCCCGGCGGCGGCCGACGCCCCATCGACGCCCGCTCCGTCCACCCGGATCGAATCGGCGACGACCGCTCCACCCTCGGCCCCCCCCCCGTCGGCCGTCGCGGATCAGGCGGCCATGGCTCCCGCGCCCACCCCCCACCTCCCCGCCGATCGCGAGGCGAAGAAGAAGATGCTCGGCGAAATCCTCATCGATCTTGGAATCATTACGGACAAGGAACTTCATGACGTCCTGGAGGAACAGCGCGGACATCCGGAACCGCCCCGCCTGGGCGACCTCCTCGTCAAGAGAGGCCTCGCGACGCAGAACGATATTCATGAAGCCATCAAGGTCCAGCAAGCCGCGCACAAACCGGAGGTGGCCAAAGAGGTCGAAACGACCATTCGGATCGACGTCGAGCGACTCGATGAGATCATGA
- a CDS encoding chemotaxis protein CheA, producing MAKEVETTIRIDVERLDEIMNLVGELVLSRNRLMKLSSDLESRLAEDERYESLVETVSHLNIITTNLQMGVMKTRMQPVRRLLNKFPRMVRDIAKKRGKEIEFVVEGEETELDKSVLDEIGDPLIHLVRNSIDHGIEEPDVRVRNSKPPKGRVTLRAFHEGNRIGISISDDGRGMDIARIKQKALETGKVTTDDLERMTRDEILNLIFLPGFSTAKQVDDVSGRGVGMDVVRNNVSKLNGTIEINTEEDKGSTITLRLPLTIAIIQTLLVRECGQVFALPLTSVLEIAKLRAEEIRLVNRRRVLNLRNHILPLSSVGEKFGLHGARSLEECAYVIVLGIAEKRVGLAVGELLGGEEITIKSVGKVMTDVRGIAGASITGDGQIVLVADLPELFSDLAVGFHEKAA from the coding sequence GTGGCCAAAGAGGTCGAAACGACCATTCGGATCGACGTCGAGCGACTCGATGAGATCATGAACCTCGTGGGCGAACTGGTGCTCAGCCGCAACCGGCTGATGAAACTTTCAAGCGATTTGGAATCCCGCCTGGCCGAGGACGAGCGCTACGAATCGCTCGTCGAGACCGTTTCCCATCTCAACATCATCACCACCAACCTCCAGATGGGCGTCATGAAGACGCGGATGCAGCCCGTCCGCCGCCTCCTGAACAAGTTCCCCCGGATGGTCCGAGATATCGCCAAGAAACGCGGCAAAGAAATCGAGTTCGTCGTCGAGGGCGAGGAGACCGAGCTGGACAAATCGGTGCTCGACGAGATCGGCGATCCCCTCATCCACCTGGTGCGCAACTCCATCGACCACGGCATCGAGGAGCCCGACGTTCGCGTCCGAAACTCCAAACCTCCGAAGGGCCGCGTGACGTTGAGAGCGTTCCACGAGGGGAACCGCATTGGAATCTCCATCTCGGACGACGGGCGTGGGATGGACATCGCGCGCATCAAGCAAAAGGCCCTGGAGACCGGCAAAGTCACGACGGACGACCTGGAGAGGATGACCCGCGACGAGATCTTGAATCTCATCTTCCTCCCCGGCTTCAGCACGGCCAAGCAGGTCGACGACGTGTCCGGCCGCGGCGTGGGCATGGATGTGGTGAGAAACAACGTATCCAAACTGAACGGCACGATCGAGATCAACACGGAGGAAGACAAAGGGTCCACCATCACCCTCCGGCTGCCCCTCACCATCGCGATCATCCAAACCCTTCTCGTGCGCGAGTGCGGGCAGGTGTTTGCGCTCCCCCTGACCTCCGTCTTGGAGATCGCCAAGCTTCGCGCCGAGGAAATCCGACTGGTCAACCGGCGCCGGGTGCTCAACCTGCGAAACCACATTCTTCCCCTCTCCAGCGTCGGAGAAAAATTTGGCTTGCATGGCGCGCGTTCTCTGGAAGAATGCGCCTACGTGATTGTCCTCGGCATAGCGGAAAAACGGGTAGGTCTCGCCGTCGGCGAGCTCCTGGGCGGCGAGGAAATCACCATCAAATCGGTGGGCAAAGTCATGACGGACGTGCGAGGAATCGCAGGGGCAAGCATTACGGGGGACGGACAGATCGTCCTGGTTGCGGATCTGCCCGAGCTCTTCTCCGACCTCGCCGTGGGCTTCCACGAGAAAGCGGCGTAG
- a CDS encoding chemotaxis response regulator protein-glutamate methylesterase, producing the protein MDVIGRKLRVVVVDDSIFIRKALKDMIESDGTISVVAEAANGADGVDKIKQIKPDVATMDIEMPVMTGLQAVKKLMQEFPVPIIMVSSLTIEGAKETMEALESGAVDFIPKNLEGKTLNILRLKQDLIEKIKRVAGSRVLGARKKAETPGMVVLPPKTTHRFKVITIGASTGGPRAVQEIIPRLPKDFPVPILIVQHMPSPFTQMFAERLAQMSQIQILEARAGEKLMEGHAYVVPGDYHLTIKKRGPDGLIQLSKEPADAPYKPSINTAMLSMADAYPSTCMGVLLTGMGNDGVEGLRAIRRVRGYTVAQDESSCVVYGMPRAAVEAGVVDKVLRLDQIAPEMAQNA; encoded by the coding sequence ATGGACGTCATCGGACGGAAGCTTCGCGTGGTCGTCGTGGATGACTCCATCTTCATCCGCAAGGCCCTGAAGGACATGATCGAGTCCGACGGCACGATCTCCGTCGTCGCCGAAGCGGCCAACGGGGCCGACGGAGTGGACAAGATCAAGCAGATCAAGCCGGACGTGGCCACGATGGACATCGAAATGCCGGTCATGACCGGGCTTCAAGCCGTCAAGAAGCTCATGCAGGAATTTCCCGTGCCGATCATCATGGTCAGCTCGCTCACCATCGAAGGCGCGAAGGAGACCATGGAGGCGCTGGAGTCCGGCGCGGTGGATTTCATTCCCAAGAATCTTGAAGGCAAAACGCTCAACATCCTCCGGCTCAAGCAGGACCTGATCGAGAAGATCAAGCGCGTGGCCGGGTCGCGGGTCCTCGGCGCCCGGAAAAAGGCCGAGACGCCGGGCATGGTCGTCCTTCCACCGAAAACCACCCATCGATTCAAGGTCATCACCATCGGCGCCTCCACGGGCGGGCCTCGAGCGGTGCAGGAAATCATTCCCAGGCTGCCCAAGGATTTTCCCGTGCCCATTCTGATCGTTCAACACATGCCGTCCCCCTTCACCCAGATGTTCGCCGAACGACTGGCTCAGATGAGCCAGATCCAAATCCTGGAAGCCCGCGCCGGCGAGAAGTTGATGGAGGGTCACGCCTACGTCGTCCCCGGAGACTATCACCTCACCATCAAGAAACGAGGCCCCGACGGATTGATCCAATTGTCCAAGGAGCCGGCGGACGCGCCCTACAAGCCCTCGATCAACACCGCGATGCTGTCCATGGCGGACGCTTACCCCTCCACCTGCATGGGCGTGTTGCTCACCGGAATGGGAAATGACGGCGTGGAAGGTCTCCGCGCCATTCGCCGCGTGCGGGGCTATACCGTTGCGCAGGACGAAAGTTCCTGCGTGGTCTATGGAATGCCCCGCGCGGCCGTGGAGGCCGGCGTCGTGGACAAGGTCCTCCGGCTCGACCAGATCGCGCCGGAGATGGCGCAAAATGCCTGA
- a CDS encoding PilZ domain-containing protein — translation MSDHRQFHRLPRQFDVEFAELKWGEEANVAGTTQNVSATGVLLRAPAPVALGTLIKMKFNVSGIHRFRPGFFKPDSAQAQQVVVLGRVVRVDEIEPGRLYDLGILFINIDPDDQEALMSYIEAKKQTPSTKEDTV, via the coding sequence GTGAGTGACCACAGACAATTCCATCGCCTGCCCAGACAATTCGATGTCGAATTTGCGGAACTGAAATGGGGAGAAGAAGCGAATGTCGCAGGAACGACGCAAAACGTGAGCGCCACCGGAGTTCTGCTCCGCGCGCCCGCCCCCGTGGCCCTCGGCACCTTGATCAAGATGAAATTCAACGTGTCGGGAATCCACCGGTTTCGGCCGGGCTTTTTCAAGCCCGATTCGGCGCAGGCTCAGCAGGTGGTGGTCCTCGGACGCGTCGTCCGCGTGGACGAAATCGAGCCGGGCCGGCTCTACGACCTCGGTATCCTTTTCATCAACATCGATCCGGACGATCAGGAGGCCCTGATGAGCTACATTGAAGCCAAGAAACAAACCCCCAGCACGAAGGAGGACACGGTATGA
- a CDS encoding methyl-accepting chemotaxis protein: protein MSPENPTPTRSRHGGLLLKPGRSILDRLILFLILSGLGGGVLLALFAYLFIPAMTPVNMTFFVAGSIFMGLLMALVSFLLMNLIVLRPLGHMVGMLRTFAEGEPNLRERLALESADLIGDIVHWFNAHLDRLVVLVRKILQSTELVFSSTKQVSSVTEDIAKKADESASKVGQVATSAEEMSATVLEIARNAHDAALAADEAKKTAVHGSDVVSETVTRMQEISAVVKESAQTVRRLGEKSEQIGKVVQVIDDIADQTNLLALNAAIEAARAGEQGRGFAVVADEVRKLAERTTRATKEIAETIRTIQMETSGAVDAMRRGVEKVDEGSTFATKAGEALSNILQGVEKVADMIGQIAASAEQQSAATEEISSNITDISKLSKETASGITEVSQAAEELKKLTVELMNLVTALKV from the coding sequence ATGAGCCCAGAAAACCCCACCCCCACACGGAGCCGCCATGGAGGACTGCTCCTCAAGCCCGGACGCAGCATTCTCGACCGGCTCATCCTCTTCCTGATCCTCTCAGGACTCGGCGGCGGCGTCCTGCTTGCCCTGTTCGCCTACCTGTTCATTCCCGCCATGACCCCCGTGAACATGACCTTCTTCGTGGCCGGCTCGATCTTCATGGGACTCTTGATGGCCCTCGTCAGTTTCCTGCTCATGAACCTCATCGTTCTCCGGCCGCTCGGCCACATGGTCGGCATGCTGCGCACCTTCGCGGAGGGCGAACCCAACCTGCGCGAACGGCTCGCCCTCGAATCCGCCGATCTGATCGGCGACATCGTCCACTGGTTCAATGCCCATCTGGACCGCCTGGTCGTTCTGGTCCGGAAAATCCTCCAGTCCACGGAGCTCGTCTTCTCTTCCACCAAACAGGTTTCCTCCGTCACCGAGGATATCGCCAAGAAAGCGGATGAGTCCGCATCGAAGGTCGGCCAGGTGGCGACCAGCGCGGAAGAGATGTCCGCCACCGTCCTGGAAATCGCCCGGAACGCCCACGACGCGGCGCTGGCCGCCGATGAAGCCAAGAAAACGGCCGTTCACGGAAGCGACGTGGTCTCGGAAACCGTCACGCGCATGCAGGAGATTTCCGCCGTCGTAAAGGAAAGCGCCCAGACCGTTCGACGGCTCGGCGAGAAATCCGAACAGATCGGCAAGGTGGTCCAGGTGATCGACGACATTGCGGACCAGACCAACCTCCTCGCCCTCAACGCGGCCATCGAGGCGGCCCGCGCCGGGGAACAGGGCCGCGGCTTCGCCGTCGTTGCCGATGAGGTGCGCAAACTCGCCGAACGCACAACACGGGCCACGAAGGAGATCGCCGAAACCATCCGCACGATTCAGATGGAGACCTCCGGCGCCGTCGACGCCATGCGCCGCGGCGTGGAGAAGGTGGACGAGGGAAGCACGTTTGCGACGAAGGCCGGCGAGGCCCTCAGCAACATCCTTCAGGGCGTCGAGAAGGTGGCCGACATGATCGGCCAGATCGCCGCCAGCGCCGAACAGCAGTCCGCCGCCACCGAGGAAATCTCTTCGAACATCACGGACATCTCCAAACTCTCAAAGGAGACGGCCAGCGGGATCACGGAGGTTTCCCAGGCCGCGGAGGAGCTGAAGAAACTGACCGTCGAGCTGATGAATCTGGTGACGGCATTGAAGGTGTGA
- a CDS encoding purine-binding chemotaxis protein CheW: MKFVIFRIADLEFGMDIAQIQEIIRPIGITPLPQSPEYIEGVINLRGNIIPVMNLSRKLGLPGENPDEVRERFIISLFGGSSVQGPRVAFRAHAVSQVVDIDPANVEPPPRNFTHLPEKALLGVGKLDERIVFLLVVHELLTPDEQLYLQRV, from the coding sequence GTGAAATTCGTCATCTTCCGGATCGCCGATTTGGAGTTCGGCATGGATATCGCCCAAATTCAGGAGATCATCCGCCCCATCGGCATCACCCCTCTCCCCCAATCCCCGGAGTATATCGAAGGGGTCATCAACCTCAGGGGCAACATCATCCCGGTCATGAACCTCTCCCGAAAACTGGGTCTTCCAGGGGAGAATCCGGACGAGGTCAGGGAGCGGTTCATCATCTCCCTCTTCGGCGGATCGTCGGTCCAGGGTCCTCGCGTCGCGTTTCGCGCGCACGCCGTTTCCCAGGTGGTCGACATCGATCCGGCCAACGTGGAGCCGCCTCCGCGAAATTTCACCCATCTTCCCGAGAAAGCCCTTCTCGGCGTGGGCAAGCTCGACGAACGCATCGTATTTCTCCTCGTCGTTCACGAGCTGCTGACACCCGACGAACAGCTCTACCTCCAGCGCGTGTAA
- a CDS encoding ParA family protein, whose translation MNEKGGSGKTTLAVHCAAFFALQKRRVLLVDMDPQGHAGKALGKDVNALSATLLDALVGAGIGLGPVVRTTAIAGLDLAPCNKTMSDFALNAFRHPDRHLKLSHTLREAAAYDAVFIDSPPSLSLLTINILMAAEEIVIPVSCTYLALDGCAEILKTIQKLKSHFPQKKLDIVLVVPTLFRDTPVARAVVDRLGRYFGSRLSADAIPHDDTVDQAQSYGQTLFQFAPESLTTQAFTRIGSRLLAGRIGHA comes from the coding sequence ATGAATGAGAAAGGCGGCAGCGGCAAGACGACTCTCGCCGTGCATTGTGCCGCCTTCTTTGCGCTTCAGAAACGGCGGGTGCTGCTCGTCGACATGGATCCGCAGGGGCATGCGGGCAAGGCGCTGGGGAAAGACGTGAACGCACTATCGGCCACGCTGCTGGACGCTCTGGTGGGCGCCGGCATCGGTCTGGGCCCCGTGGTTCGGACCACGGCGATCGCGGGACTCGACCTGGCCCCCTGCAACAAGACGATGAGCGATTTCGCCCTCAATGCCTTCCGTCATCCCGACCGCCACCTCAAGCTCAGCCACACACTCCGCGAGGCGGCAGCCTACGACGCCGTTTTCATCGATTCGCCTCCCTCCCTGAGCCTGCTGACCATCAACATCCTCATGGCCGCGGAGGAAATCGTGATTCCCGTTTCGTGCACCTATCTCGCCTTGGACGGATGCGCGGAAATCCTGAAAACCATCCAGAAGCTCAAGTCGCATTTTCCGCAAAAGAAACTCGACATCGTCCTCGTGGTGCCAACCCTGTTCCGCGACACCCCCGTCGCTCGCGCCGTGGTCGATCGGCTCGGGCGCTATTTCGGCTCGCGGCTCTCGGCGGACGCGATTCCACACGACGACACGGTCGATCAGGCCCAGAGCTACGGACAAACGTTGTTCCAATTCGCACCCGAAAGCCTGACGACGCAGGCGTTCACCCGGATCGGAAGCCGTCTTCTGGCCGGAAGAATCGGCCATGCCTGA
- a CDS encoding chemotaxis protein CheW, whose amino-acid sequence MPTPVPSPPAQGNVQKPPSPKPAPSPLHHLVTFSLGAELFGIDIKQIQEIIRHQEVCPVPNSPPYMEGLINLRGRILPVISLRRKLGMMDTERGVSGGAAREPSPTADAEGERPEDTRTRRIIIVSAKGSLIGLLVDSVKEVMHLPVSVVDPPGTVAGPEAMEYIIGVGKLEDSHLLSILDLEKLLADL is encoded by the coding sequence ATGCCAACGCCCGTCCCCTCACCCCCTGCACAAGGGAACGTTCAAAAACCGCCTTCGCCGAAGCCCGCCCCATCGCCCCTCCACCACCTGGTCACCTTCAGCCTCGGAGCCGAGTTGTTCGGGATTGACATCAAGCAGATCCAGGAAATCATCCGTCACCAGGAAGTTTGTCCCGTCCCCAATTCACCGCCCTACATGGAGGGCCTGATCAACCTGCGCGGACGTATCCTGCCCGTCATCAGCCTGCGCCGAAAACTCGGCATGATGGACACCGAGCGCGGAGTCTCCGGTGGCGCAGCGCGCGAACCGTCCCCGACGGCGGATGCGGAGGGCGAGCGGCCCGAGGACACCCGCACCCGCCGCATCATCATCGTTTCCGCCAAGGGATCCCTAATCGGCCTGCTCGTGGATTCGGTGAAGGAAGTCATGCACCTCCCCGTCAGTGTGGTGGACCCCCCCGGCACCGTAGCCGGCCCGGAGGCCATGGAATACATCATCGGGGTGGGCAAGCTGGAGGATTCCCACCTTCTCTCCATTCTCGACCTCGAGAAGCTGCTTGCGGATCTCTAG
- a CDS encoding HAMP domain-containing protein: MKSQISNLKSQMDGGAAHPSGPESQGGFRWRIVGLAAAGVVLTAAAAFVLVHIVLRDPLREAWLARTETLNRTASAVVRSTREDVLGATLAPLTADPDLAWLEIYRSDGTLAFQHLQSKPPTAALDPVRALPTDRLQIREEAEAFDVWSKLVTVTIHEDGSTAESIYFIRSGITKNFLSVWSRRIAARSGIALGAVALLLIAVSLPLAARLVRPINEMAEIASGIGRGDFRRLARDDRGDEVGALARNLNLMLGGLAQVLDHTHAALRAIRDTSEYLQSSAAALKDGSAAQREEFESTRAATTGLAQVLHSIAGQTETIEQSASHIGSSVHELTTSVREMKKYFATLSDLLAQTVTSIRQMAASIAEVAQSAKTLKHVSEESTLATKSLAAKTDEISRRSLDTARLSRDAQAAAERGSEILKNTLSSSNEIFQTFTVIKDHTQILDTELRKITEVVQVIEDLADRTNILSLNAAIIAAQAREHGKGFMVVADEIKKLATSTTHSLRVIESTVSSVQDKGVQVRKAVEMGEDRVKRGIGLSEELERSLREILEALAVGAEMAQEISKLTQAQKESTDGVRITIEQVDRMARSISTATGEQAQTSETINRSCEELRDIADRGTRMIAEQSEAGNTVAKGVETIVDLSRALGASKSQGLERYGLIELAVEKLEEVALLSLENIDTMRQKIDELARLAETLEAEISRFNVPGPSVASSQPLPATPSTLH, translated from the coding sequence ATGAAATCCCAAATCTCAAATCTCAAATCTCAGATGGATGGCGGGGCGGCCCACCCCTCCGGTCCCGAATCTCAAGGCGGCTTCCGATGGAGGATCGTGGGCCTTGCCGCCGCCGGCGTGGTCCTCACGGCCGCGGCAGCGTTTGTCCTGGTTCACATCGTCCTCCGCGATCCGTTGCGGGAGGCATGGCTGGCGCGAACCGAAACCCTGAATCGAACCGCTTCCGCCGTCGTCCGCTCCACGCGGGAAGACGTGCTGGGCGCAACCCTCGCGCCACTGACGGCGGACCCGGACCTCGCCTGGCTGGAAATCTATCGCTCGGACGGAACCCTCGCCTTTCAGCACCTTCAGTCCAAACCTCCGACGGCCGCCCTGGATCCGGTCCGTGCCCTCCCGACGGATCGGCTCCAGATCCGGGAAGAAGCCGAGGCATTCGATGTCTGGAGCAAGCTCGTCACCGTCACGATCCATGAGGACGGCAGCACGGCCGAGTCCATCTACTTCATCCGTTCCGGCATCACCAAGAATTTTCTCTCCGTCTGGAGCCGTCGGATCGCGGCTCGCTCAGGGATCGCGCTGGGGGCCGTGGCGCTGCTCCTGATCGCCGTTTCCCTTCCCCTCGCCGCGCGGCTGGTTCGCCCGATCAACGAAATGGCCGAGATCGCCTCCGGAATCGGCCGAGGCGATTTTCGGCGGCTCGCGCGCGACGACCGAGGCGACGAGGTGGGCGCCCTCGCCCGAAACCTCAACCTGATGCTCGGCGGACTCGCGCAGGTCCTCGACCACACCCACGCCGCGCTCCGCGCCATCCGCGACACCTCCGAGTATCTTCAATCGTCCGCGGCCGCCCTGAAAGACGGCTCCGCGGCCCAGCGAGAGGAGTTCGAGAGCACCCGCGCCGCAACCACCGGCCTGGCCCAGGTTCTCCACTCGATTGCAGGACAGACGGAAACGATCGAGCAATCGGCCTCCCACATCGGTTCCTCGGTCCACGAATTGACCACCTCCGTCCGCGAGATGAAGAAGTACTTCGCCACCCTTTCCGATCTCCTCGCGCAGACCGTCACCAGCATCCGGCAGATGGCGGCTTCCATCGCCGAAGTGGCGCAAAGCGCCAAGACGCTCAAACACGTAAGCGAGGAGTCCACTCTGGCCACGAAGTCCCTCGCAGCTAAAACGGACGAGATATCCCGCCGCTCCCTGGACACCGCTCGACTTTCGCGTGACGCGCAAGCGGCCGCGGAACGGGGCAGCGAAATCCTCAAGAACACCCTGTCCAGCTCCAACGAAATCTTCCAAACGTTCACCGTGATCAAGGATCACACCCAGATTCTCGACACGGAGCTCCGGAAGATCACGGAGGTCGTGCAGGTCATTGAAGATCTGGCCGACAGGACCAATATTCTTTCGCTGAACGCCGCCATTATCGCGGCCCAGGCCCGGGAGCATGGAAAGGGCTTTATGGTGGTGGCGGACGAGATCAAGAAACTGGCCACGTCCACCACCCATTCCCTCCGCGTGATCGAGTCCACCGTTTCCTCGGTTCAGGACAAGGGCGTGCAGGTGCGCAAGGCCGTCGAAATGGGCGAAGACCGCGTCAAACGCGGCATCGGTCTTTCCGAAGAACTTGAACGGTCTCTCCGGGAGATTCTGGAAGCCTTGGCCGTCGGGGCCGAGATGGCCCAAGAGATCAGCAAGCTCACCCAGGCTCAGAAGGAAAGCACGGACGGGGTGCGTATCACCATCGAACAGGTCGACCGCATGGCCCGGTCCATCTCCACCGCCACCGGCGAGCAGGCCCAGACCTCCGAGACCATCAACCGCTCCTGTGAAGAGCTTCGCGACATCGCCGATCGAGGCACACGCATGATTGCCGAACAGTCCGAGGCCGGCAATACCGTGGCCAAAGGAGTTGAAACGATCGTCGATCTCTCTCGCGCGCTCGGCGCCTCGAAGAGCCAGGGTCTGGAGCGCTACGGCCTGATCGAACTGGCCGTTGAGAAATTGGAGGAGGTTGCCCTTCTTTCCCTGGAAAACATCGACACGATGCGCCAGAAAATCGATGAATTGGCTCGATTGGCCGAAACGCTTGAGGCCGAGATTTCGCGGTTCAACGTCCCCGGCCCGTCCGTCGCCTCTTCGCAGCCCCTCCCCGCCACCCCCTCGACTTTGCACTGA
- a CDS encoding cation transporter, which yields MEHHHHPRLENHDPDSDEAACKPREQVSTRLLWIVGISAAMMVVEIVGGLLSNSLALLSDGFHMFTHVGSILISYIGILVATRRESENQTFGYWRAEILSALFNGVTLLPIVGYIVYESIQRFRHPDVAHVNAKVSLAIGAAGLAVNLVGALLLHHKHEGDLNARSAFLHLLGDMFSSVGVVVAAIMIMFTGWDLLDPLMSLAIGFMILLWSGRLIRECVGILLESVPKGIRVPDVREAILNVGAVREVHDLHIWQITSGMPMLTCHVVVDDMPLAQSESVVKDIHTLLDRRYAISHSNIQVESVAATPPPTG from the coding sequence GTGGAGCACCATCACCACCCCCGTCTGGAGAACCACGATCCCGATTCCGACGAGGCGGCATGCAAGCCTCGGGAGCAGGTTTCCACCCGCCTCCTTTGGATTGTAGGCATTTCGGCCGCCATGATGGTGGTTGAAATCGTCGGCGGCCTGCTCTCCAACAGCCTCGCCCTGCTCTCCGACGGATTCCACATGTTCACCCACGTGGGTTCGATTCTCATCAGTTACATTGGAATCCTCGTGGCCACTCGTCGGGAATCCGAGAACCAAACCTTCGGCTACTGGCGCGCCGAAATTCTCTCCGCCTTGTTCAACGGCGTGACGCTCCTGCCGATTGTCGGATACATCGTTTATGAGTCGATTCAGCGCTTCAGGCATCCCGATGTCGCTCACGTCAACGCCAAAGTGAGCCTGGCCATCGGGGCCGCGGGCCTCGCGGTCAATCTCGTCGGCGCCCTGCTCCTTCACCACAAGCACGAGGGCGACCTCAATGCGCGCTCGGCCTTTCTCCATCTTTTGGGCGACATGTTCTCCTCCGTCGGCGTGGTCGTCGCAGCCATCATGATCATGTTCACGGGATGGGACCTCCTGGATCCCCTCATGAGCCTGGCCATCGGTTTCATGATCCTCCTCTGGTCGGGGCGCCTCATTCGCGAGTGCGTGGGGATTCTCCTTGAATCGGTCCCGAAAGGAATTCGTGTTCCGGACGTTCGGGAAGCCATTCTCAATGTCGGCGCCGTGCGAGAGGTCCACGATCTCCACATCTGGCAGATTACCAGTGGAATGCCGATGCTCACCTGTCACGTGGTGGTCGATGACATGCCCCTGGCCCAAAGCGAGAGCGTCGTGAAGGATATCCATACGCTGCTCGATCGCCGCTACGCCATCTCCCACTCGAACATCCAGGTGGAGTCCGTTGCGGCGACGCCGCCCCCTACAGGTTGA